The Pseudomonas oryzicola genomic sequence TGTGCTGTCGATGGCCGTCAGCACGCTAGGGATCGTGCCGCTGGTTGGCCTGTTGGCAGGAGGTGCTGCATGAGCGGGCAAACACATCTGCCCAAGCTGTCGATCGGCAGCCTGGGAGGCACGGTGAGCATGCAGGCAAGCGCCAATGGATGCGCGGTGGTGCCCAGGCTTGGTTGCGAAGAATTGTTGGCAAACGTGCCACAGCTGCGTGAGCTGGCCCAGCTTGAAATGGCCACGCTGGGCCTGCTACCCAGCGCCTCGCTGGGCTTTGCGGCGTTGCTCGACGTGTTGGCCTGGGCCCGTGTTGAGGTAGAGCGCGGGGCGCAGGCGGTAATCCTGACCCAAGGTACCGACAGCCTTGAGGAAACGGCGTATTTCCTCGATCTGCTGTGGCCGTTCGATGCGCCAATCGTGATGACCGGAGCCATGCGCGCGGCCAGCCAGCCGGGCTGCGACGGCCCGGCCAACCTGTTGGCTGCGGTGAACGTTGCCCTGGCGCCGGGCAGCCGTGGGCGCGGCGTATTGGTGCTGATGAACGATCAGGTCCACAGCGCAGCAAGGGTGCGCAAGACCGCCAGCCTGGCGATGGCCGCATTCGAGTCGCCCGGTGCTGGCGCCCTGGGCGATGTCGTGGAGGGCGTGGTGGTCTATCGCCAGCCGGCTACTCGGCGGCAGGTGCTGCCGCTACCGCAACGCACCGAGCATCGTGTTGCACTGCTGGAAGCCTGCCTGGACGCGGATACGGCGTTGTTACAGGCCGTTGCCACTTTGGGTTACGAGGGGCTGGTCATTGCCGGATTTGGTGCGGGACATGTTTCCGGTTGTTGGGCCCAGGTGCTGGATATGCTCGTGCCCGCCTTGCCGGTAATCGTCGCCACCCGCACAGGCAGTGGCCCTACCGCCCGCGCGACCTATGGCTTTGCCGGAGCCGAGATCGACCTGCAAGGCAAAGGTGTACACCTGGCTGGGCAGCTTTGCCCACGCAAGTGTCGCATTCTGTTGTGGTTGTTGATCGGTAGCGGCAGGCAGCACCTGCTGCAAAGCCTGTTGCCAGGCTGAACGAACTGCCCGCGTGTCGGCGA encodes the following:
- a CDS encoding asparaginase; the encoded protein is MSGQTHLPKLSIGSLGGTVSMQASANGCAVVPRLGCEELLANVPQLRELAQLEMATLGLLPSASLGFAALLDVLAWARVEVERGAQAVILTQGTDSLEETAYFLDLLWPFDAPIVMTGAMRAASQPGCDGPANLLAAVNVALAPGSRGRGVLVLMNDQVHSAARVRKTASLAMAAFESPGAGALGDVVEGVVVYRQPATRRQVLPLPQRTEHRVALLEACLDADTALLQAVATLGYEGLVIAGFGAGHVSGCWAQVLDMLVPALPVIVATRTGSGPTARATYGFAGAEIDLQGKGVHLAGQLCPRKCRILLWLLIGSGRQHLLQSLLPG